A window from Gossypium raimondii isolate GPD5lz chromosome 7, ASM2569854v1, whole genome shotgun sequence encodes these proteins:
- the LOC105763068 gene encoding uncharacterized protein LOC105763068, with protein MASKKTIISKLTEANLAKIDLERVVVDDVESNTPAPIQGAVQSDSRVIASSHEGEAKQVFFQMMNEWFTEFVQTNPDAQQPLPSQVLVAPQVIDSIHSSKLPIDKIRKYGAEEFRATVDDDVERAEFWLDNTIRVFDELSCTPNECIKCVISLLRDTAYHWWNTLVSVVPKERVTWEFFQIEFRKKYISQRFIDQKHKEILELKQGRMTVAEYEREFVRLNRYARECVSTEAIMCKRFEDGLNEDIKLLVEILEIKKFVVLVERVCKAEELGKEKRKADFEAKDSRKRSSSKSFQSISKKFRDDFSRSKAAVDHFIRDCPELVEKDIVQNMRLSNTAARSRPPRNTGNVSSSQKGTKDTTVRSEAHAPARAYVLCAHEEALSPDVITCTFTIYDTNVIALIDPGSTHSYIYVNLVSSKTLLVESTEIVIRVSNPLDKCVLIDKVCKNCPLMIQDFCFPADVMLLPFDEFDIILDMDWLTLYDAVVNYKRKTIDLRY; from the exons ATGGCCTCAAAGAAGACCATCATCAGCAAGCTCACTGAAGCAAATCTTGCA aAAATAGATCTCGAACGAGTCGTAGTTGACGATGTTGAAAGTAATACACCCGCTCCCATTCAAGGGGCAGTGCAATCTGATTCTAGAGTTATTGCTAGTAGCCACGAAGGAGAGGCAAAGCAAGTCtttttccaaatgatgaatgagtggtttACAGAGTTCGTTCAAACGAATCCGGATGCTCAACAACCTCTACCCTCGCAAGTTCTTGTAGCTCCCCAAGTTATTGATTCTATACACTCGAGTAAGCTACCTATCGATAAGATTCGTAAATATGGGGCCGAAGAGTTCAGAGCTActgttgatgatgatgttgaGAGAGCTGAGTTCTGGTTAGATAATACTATCCGAgtgtttgatgaattatcttgcactCCCAATGAATGCATCAAGTGTGTTATTTCCTTGCTTAGAGATACCGCGTACCATTGGTGGAATACCTTAGTATCTGTGGTTCCTAAGGAACGTGTTACTTGGGAGTTCTTTCAAATTGAATTTCggaagaaatatatcagtcaaaGATTTATAGATCAGAAACATAAAGAAATCCTCGAGTTAAAACAGGGGCGCATGACAGTGGCAGAATATGAGAGAGAATTTGTGAGACTCAACAGATATGCCCGAGAATGTGTATCGACCGAAGCAATCATGTGTAAGAGGTTCGAGgatggtttaaatgaagacatcaagTTATTAGTTGAAATTCTGGAAATCAAAAAGTTTGTGGTACTTGTCGAGCGAGTATGCAAAGCTGAAGAACtagggaaagagaaaagaaaagctgactTTGAAGCTAAAGATTCACGAAAAAGATCATCGAGTAAGTCATTTCAGTCGATATCGAAGAAGTTTCGAGATGATTTTAGTCGTTCAAAGGCTGCTGTGG ATCATTTCATTCGTGATTGTCCCGAGTTGGTTGAAAAGGACATTGTGCAGAATATGAGACTGAGTAACACGGCAGCTAGAAGTAGACCACCCAGAAACACAGGTAATGTGAGTAGTAGCCAAAAGGGAACTAAAGACACTACTGTTAGATCTGAAGCTCACGCACCTGCCAGGGCTTATGTTCTTTGCGCTCACGAAGAAGCCTTgtctccagatgttattacctGTACTTTCACtatttatgatactaatgtGATTGCATTGATAGATCCAGGATCAACTCATTCGTACATATATGTGAAtttagtatccagtaagactTTGCTTGTAGAGTCTACTGAAATTGTAATTAGAGTATCGAACCCCTTAGACAAGTGTGTTTTGATAGATAAAGTGTGCAAGAactgtccgttgatgattcaAGATTTTTGTTTTCCGGCTGAtgtgatgttgttaccatttgatgaatttgatataattctggaTATGGATTGGCTAACGTTGTATGATGCGGTTGTGAACTACAAAAGAAAGACGATCGATTTGAgatattag